A genomic stretch from Octopus bimaculoides isolate UCB-OBI-ISO-001 chromosome 29, ASM119413v2, whole genome shotgun sequence includes:
- the LOC106877981 gene encoding zinc finger protein 239, with the protein MATPGSNLIMENELYENEGEFDAQSKKINSPDGIKKGRGKIYQCDICEKIFSQKCNLTIHRRTHTGDKPYHCEICGNSFSHKGNLTSHKRIHTGEKPYQCDICGKSFSQKGHLITHQLIHTDEKPYHCDICGKSYSREITLTRHNRIHTGEKPYHCDVCGKSFSQKGHLLTHQRIHTEGKPYHCDICGKSFSRGINLTRHKRIHTGEKPFQCDVCGKSFSECGVLTLHVRSHTGEKPYHCDTCGKSFSGASTLTKHKLTHTGEKPFLCYICGKSFSQKIHLTTHVGVHAEK; encoded by the coding sequence atggctacaccaggctccaatctaattatggaaaatgaattgtATGAGAACGAAGGTGAATTTGATGCACAATCTAAAAAGATTAACTCTCCTGATGgtataaagaaaggaagaggtaaaatatatcagtgtgatatctgtgagaAGATATTTTCTCAAAAGTGTAACCTCACAATACACagacgtactcatacaggagacaaaccatatcactgtgagatATGTGGTAACTCATTCTCTCACAAGGGTAACTTAAcatctcacaaacgtattcatactggagaaaagccatatcagtgtgatatctgtggtaaatcattctctcaaaaaggtCACCTAATCACTCACCAGCTCATTCATACAgatgaaaaaccatatcactgtgatatctgtggtaaatcatattCTCGTGAAATTACCTTAACAAGACACaaccgtattcatacaggagaaaaaccatatcattgtgatgtctgtggtaaatcattctcacaaaaAGGCCACCTACTTACTCACCAACGTATTCATACAGAAggaaaaccatatcactgtgacatctgtggtaaatcattctctcgtggAATTAACTTGACcaggcacaaacgtattcacactggagaaaaaccattccagtgtgatgtctgtggtaaatcattctctgaatgtGGTGTCTTAACTTTACATGTACGTAgtcatacgggagagaaaccatatcactgtgatacctgtggtaaatcattctctggagcaagtaccttaactaaacacaaactcactcacacaggagagaaaccatttctctgttacatctgtggtaaatcattctctcaaaaaattCATTTAACTACACACGTAGGTGTTCATGCAGAAAAGTGA
- the LOC128251248 gene encoding zinc finger protein OZF-like, with the protein MNYIGVKMNIKKESEEIDFPDEEKNEKGKTSYDCVTCGKSFSRQAKLVIHQRTHTGEKPYHCDICGKSWAQKGNLITHQRIHTGEKTFRSDICGKPLSQDSNLIGHKQIHARGKYLHCDICGKSFSRKDNLDIHQRVHTGEKPYHCDICGKSFAQKGNLTAHRRFHTGEKPYHCDICGKLLSNRSTLTRHKQIHTKGKYLHCDVCGKSFFDTHHLTTHKRIHTEEKPYRCDICGKSFYENSYLTRHIRIHTGEKPYHCGICGKSFSHGPSLTVHKYIHSGEKPYHCEICGKSFSRNDHLTAHKHIHTGEKPYHCEICGKFFTRNDYLTSHKRTHTGEKAYHCDICDKSFSQRSSLTTHKNIHGRDKPNQ; encoded by the coding sequence atgaattatattggagtaaagatgaatataaaaaaagagtCTGAAGAAATTGATTTTCCTGAtgaggaaaagaatgaaaagggCAAAACATCATATGATTGTGTTacctgtggtaagtcattctctcggCAAGCTAAGTTAGTCATTCAccaacgtactcatacaggagaaaaaccatatcactgtgatatctgtggcaaatcttGGGCTCAGAAAGGTAACTTGATTACTCaccaacgtattcatacaggagagaagacATTTCGCTCTGATATCTGTGGTAAGCCATTGTCACAAGATAGTAATTTAATAGGACACAAGCAGATTCATGCAAGAGGAAAATATTtacactgtgacatctgtggtaaatcattctcgcgGAAAGATAACTTAGACATCCAccaacgtgttcatacaggagagaagccatatcactgtgatatctgtggtaaatcgttcgcTCAGAAAGGTAACTTGACTGCTCACCGACgttttcatacaggagagaaaccatatcattgtgatatctgtggtaaactaTTGTCAAATCGTAGTACGTTAACAAGACACAAACAGATTCacacaaaaggaaaatatttgcactgtgatgtctgtggtaaatcattttttgATACTCATcatttaactactcacaaacgcattcatacagaagaaaaaccatatcgctgtgatatctgtggtaaatcattctatgAAAATAGCTACTTAACTagacacatacgtattcacacaggtgaaaagccatatcattgcggtatctgtggtaaatcattttctcatggACCCAGCTTAACTGttcacaaatacattcattcaggtgagaagccatatcactgtgaaatctgtggtaaatctttctctcgaaATGATCATTTAACTGCTCACaagcacattcatacaggagagaagccatatcactgcgaAATCTGTGGTAAATTCTTCACTCGAAATGATTACTTAACTAgtcacaaacgtactcacacaggtgagaaggcatatcattgtgatatctgtgacaaATCATTTTCTCAGAGAAGCAGCTTAACTACTCACAAGAACATTCATGGAAGAGACAAACCAAATCAGTGa
- the LOC128251251 gene encoding zinc finger protein 271-like → MENELYERTDFSDDVTNEKDKTYDCDTCGKLFSRKADLVIHQGIHTKEKPYHCDICGKSFTRKNYLTNHQHIHTGERPYRCDICGKPFSQGCNLTRHKQIHTRGKYLQCDVCGKSFFDTHHLTTHKRIHTGEKPYRCDICGKSFYENSYLTTHMRIHTGEKPYHCDICGKSFSYRHTLTIHKHIHSGVKPHHCEICGKSFSQNNHLTRHKRIHTGEKPYHCDICGKSFPGTSDVTIHKRVHTGEKPYPCNICGESFSRSGDLTSHKRIHTGEKPYHCEICGKSXXXXSDVTIHKRVHTGEKPYPCNICGESFSRSGDLTSHKRIHTGEKPYHCEICGKSFSQNNHLTRHKRIHTGEKPYHCDICGKSFPETGHVTIHKHVHTGEKPYCCDICGESFSRSGDLTSHKRIHTGEKPYHCDICGKSFSRNYLLTRHKHIHTGEVISP, encoded by the exons atggaaaatgaattatatGAAAGAACTGATTTTTCTGATGATGTAACGAATGAAAAGGACAAAACATATGATTGTGATACTTGTGGCAAATTATTCTCTCGGAAAGCTGACTTAGTCATTCATCAAGGTattcatacaaaagaaaaaccatatcactgtgatatctgtggtaaatcgttcacTCGAAAAAATTACTTAACTAATCaccaacatattcatacaggagagaggccgtatcgctgtgatatctgtggtaaaccattctcACAAGGTTGTAACTTAACAAGACACAAACAGATTCACACAAGAGGAAAATATTTAcagtgtgatgtctgtggtaaatcattttttgATACTCATcatttaactactcacaaacgcattcatacaggagaaaaaccatatcgctgtgatatctgtggtaaatctttctatGAAAATAGTTACTTAActacacacatgcgcattcatacaggagagaagccatatcactgtgatatctgtggtaaatcattttcttacAGACACACCTTAActattcacaaacacattcattcaGGTGTgaaaccacatcactgtgaaatctgtggtaaatcattctctcaaaataatcATTTGACTaggcacaaacgcattcatacaggagaaaagccatatcactgtgatatctgtggtaaatcatttcctGGAACTAGTGATGTAACTATTCAcaagcgtgttcatacaggagagaagccatatccttgtaatatctgtggtgaatcattctcaAGAAGTGGTGACTTAACTagtcacaaacgcattcatacaggagagaagccatatcattgtgaaatctgtggtaaatc NNNNNNNNNNNNNAGTGATGTAACTATTCAcaagcgtgttcatacaggagagaagccatatccttgtaatatctgtggtgaatcattctcaAGAAGTGGTGACTTAACTagtcacaaacgcattcatacaggagagaagccatatcattgtgaaatctgtggtaaatcgttctctcaaAATAATCACTTGACTaggcacaaacgcattcatacaggagagaagccatatcattgtgatatctgtggtaaatcattccctgaAACTGGTCACGTAACTATTCACAAgcatgttcatacaggagagaagccatattgctgtgatatctgtggtgaatcattctcaAGAAGTGGTGACTTAACTagtcacaaacgcattcatacaggagagaagccatatcattgtgatatctgtggtaaatctttctctcggAATTATCTCTTGACTaggcacaaacacattcatacaggagaagtCATATCACCTTAA